Within the Dermacentor silvarum isolate Dsil-2018 chromosome 8, BIME_Dsil_1.4, whole genome shotgun sequence genome, the region GTTACAGGGCCCCCTTAAGACAGTGATATCTTTCGTCTGTTGGCAGTATTTTTCAGGTACCCAAACCAGAGAGTTTGGGCCCTGCTGTGGTGATCTGATGATGATAGCATATTCAGCATGACATCAGTTATCTCTTGCTGAATACGCCAGTGCTTGTCAGATCAACGAAGCCAAGCAGCATTGGGCACTGTCGGATCTTGGGGTGGTTCCACCTTGAGAAAGAACTGCGCTGTCCACAGGAGGAAATTCCCCCTAGCCCCCTTAGCAACTACCAACCCTCCCAGTTCATAGTTAATCATTAGTAAGTGGGTGTACAGCCCAAATAATCTGTGGAACTCTTTGTATAATATGAAAAACATGCCAACACAGCTAATTGCAACATTGTTCTTTGTGGGACCCTACATTCAACAGACAACATCACAACATTCAGGATCTCTGCATCATGGTATAAAATGGAACAGTTTTGCTTTGCCTGCTGACAAGCTAAAATCATAATGGATTGTGTCCTTGTAAGCAAAATGGTGATAAAAAGACATTATTGCAACATGGGCAGGCACCAACAACTTGCATTACCTCAGGTAAAAGCATCGCGATAAGACGAGTAAGAAAAATGGCCTGTGCTGAGCAAGCGAGTGCAATGCAAAATGCTTTTAGGCAATGTTGTGCTTCTTCACTAAACATGAGGCACATTAAGCAAAGGGGAGTTGTTAAGAGCAGACACACTTGCCAGATGTCATAGTTGGTGAGAGTGCTTCTGAAGCTGTCTGCACTGCTGTGAGGATTCTGGCTGACTGTGTTGAGTGTCCAGGCCTATTCAGGTCTGATCTGCAAAGCAACGCTGGTTGACAGATCAGTGATACGAAGGAAAAGGTATCTTTCTGGTGTGTCTGCTTTTAACAAGCATTGCCTAGCAGCACAAAGTGCTCTTTTATATAcaaggcttctttttttttttttttttgcttaaacaGCAAATTACGTGACACAAAGAGAAAATATCTTTGTGTTGAGTCTGCTTTTAACAAGCATTGCCCAGCAGCACAATATGCCCTATATATACaaggattttcttttttttttttttgctggaacaGCAAAGTACAATAAGTTCTTGCAGCATGCGAGAGCAGCGTAAGCAGAGTTGCTGTAGAGTCAACAGCCTGCTTTCTCCTTCAGGTCACACCATCTCATCTTCTGCACTGGCAGACGCACTTCGCAGAAGCTTCTGATTCAATTCCACCACCATTTTTGGAATTCGGTAGTTGTTCATCTCCACAAAATCGGACATGATGACATTGCATGTGTGAttcccacttccgggcacttggCTGGAAAGCCAGCTTTCCAGGAGTGCATTTACCTTGGGGACTATGTAGAccctgaggctgttgcagatgTGCATGGTGACCGTTGATGGTTGAGGAGTGCCTACAGCCTGAAGCACAAAAAACGTTTTGGGATCACGTCCCTGCTGCAAAGTTTGGTTCCAAAACGTAACCAGGCGTGTTGCTTCATCATCATCTGGCCAAGGGTTTGGGATGTAGCTTGTAGGCCAAAGATATGGATGGTACTTGGCCAACTTTTCATGACCATAGAAGGTGATCATCTGATATCCACGTCGCCACAGGGACGCAAGAGTGATGTTGTCCAGGTCTGTGGTGAACTGGCACATAAGTGGCCCAAATGCACTTGTCAACTTGTTCAGGAGACGGTTGTGGTCAGTGTCCGTCATGTTGTAGAAATGTTGGAAATGAACCAGTATGACTTCCTTTTTGTGGCTTTCCAAGAACTCCTTGACTTCAACGAGGAAGTTGTCGACGACGGCGCCGAAGAGCCCGTGTATAAGGTACAAATTTTCATCTTTGGGATCTTTCCTGACGGCTATCCTTATGTCGAAGTAGCGGATACCAGCTTGCAACTGCTCCTTAGTAGTGATGTTCTGAGTGACTGACCAGCTGTACATAATTTGCTTTCCAATGGGCCCGAGCAGTTTCAAGAGTTTGTTGCCAGTAGTATTCGTTGTCTGGTGCTATTTCCGCTTGTGGTGATATGGTATAGCTGCAGCTGTCGTGTGATCCTGGAAATATAGAAACAGCGATCTTGATCGagataaagaagaaaagaatatATAGACATATTGTAACAATTTTATTTCAATTAATGCTATTGCTTTTTGCGCTTCGCCTGTGGTCAGAGCGGCGCTCCGCTCTGAGAAAACTCTAGTTACCACCTAGGGCGCCTCGATAGTACCGCTTCTCGGCGGCGCTGCTATCGAGACACCTTACAGTTATCAGGATCTGCCGGCCGTGAACGAAAGATGGGAAAGGAATAGAACCGGGCGATAGGGATTATCCTTACATTATAACGGCCAGTGATTCTGCCATAACCTCACGTAATTAATTTGCTGCTTTTCTTTTCTGTGATAACTCGTTACAAGCTTCTAAACGTTACTGGGTTGCGCGAAATGAGCACATAATGTCATATACAAAAGACCTTACGAGGTAGTTCAGTGCTGCACCGCATTACACGTAGTCATGCGGAGAAAACCGCCTACAAAATCCGTAAGGCGTTTGGCCCGCAATTATAATGTTTGTATTAAAGTGAAGCAACTTACTctgaataactttttttttgtttacgacAAGACGTTTGATATCAACTTGGTTATTCTTTATTTACGTAGAAAAACGCGCACGATCGGGGAGACTTGCGCACACAAAATTAATTTGGGAGATCGATATAAACTGCGCTGTATTAGGCGATCCCTGCAGACAGAAAAATTCAGTGACTGTAAACTGGTTCATTTTTTAAAAGGAAAGATATGCTACACGTGCTGGAAGGAAAAGCTCATGCCTAAATGGGAGGGGCAGCGGCCCAGCTGCAGCTTTCTATGCGGAAGCTTCAGATATCTTCAAAGAAAACGGTAATGATATCAGGAATTATGACTGATATGTATAACCAGACCATCGTTTCACTTTCTTCGCGAGCGGTACGCTGTATACAAATGTAATGCGCTTCTCCACCGAATCTCGACCGATCAGTATCTGAACAGTCTCTTCTACACGGGCGCGCATGATCGGAGTCTTCTAGGACCTTTGCACATATTTACCTGGTATGGCTAGATGGTTCAGCGGTACATTTTGCAGTTCCTCCGGCAAGTTGCCCATCCAATTTTCCAACTGGGACGACGCGTCCCCGTCCGTTACCGCTGCCATATCCACAGCGCCGTCAGTTGCACGCTCGTACGCAGGATCAGCAAGCACGCAAGCACCGTCCAGCTGATGAGCATGCTCGGTACCAGTTGCGTAGAACCACCACACCCACATGACCTAGGACACCGAAGGACAGCGACCAACAGTATGCAAGAAGCCGTTTTAGCCAGGCATAAAAGCAAATTTATAAAAATTTTATGGTACGAATAATGGCGAATATTCTAATTTCAGAACTAATGTCAAAAAGAGGGCGCCGGGAGCAACCCACCATGGCGGCATCCACATGGTTGAATGAAATGAACATAGTACATTGAGTGCTTGAAGACTATCATTTGTTTGGGCTGTTTTTTTCCCCAACGAACAAGACATGTCTGCCACCCAAGAGACTCACAGTCAGTCGACAGGACTCAAACGAACGCGCTGAACCTGAACAAAGCTACGGCTTCGAGAACTATCCGGAAAGACGAGGCGGAAAGAAGTCCGAAAGTTGGCTGCGAATCGCGCTGTTGGGTGAAGGTCGAGAGAGCTTCGACAACATCCGCTGCGAAAAGAATGTCGTGAAGTGCATCAAGGAGAGTAAGAAACACTTGTCATTGCTCGTCGGCGTCTACATACCGTGTAAAGGAACATACTTTGCTGCGCAGGTCGGTTGTACGTAACGCCGGTGCCTGTACGACATGCTTGCGTTGAACTTTGCTATAAATGAAACCCGATATTTCTGTGATCTAATACGCGACATCTACAGAGCGCTCTTGCTCTTTTCTCCCGCTTTCTGCTTTTATTCTTTAGCACCTTTGTATGGCGTTAGCTCGGTGTAGGTATGAGTAAGAGCCCCACGACTACAGCACCGCGGATTCATTCAAGCTCCTTAATTCAGTGCAATAAATGATTGCAGCATAACAACCTACGGTTCTGGTAAGCACGCGCTCTGCGTTATGTAAGGTTTAACATGAGTTATTTTACTGAAATGTGTACTGCTGCGGTCTTACGTAATTACGTTATGTCTTGCAGGTCCCCTGGTAAAGCTGATGATAAGTGCTCTAAAAAGTGCCGGCTGGTAAGTATTCCCTCGGATCATTGTCAGTGAGTGTGTCGTTGTAGTTTAAATGGTTTTGTAGGTAGCGACGCAACATCACGCTACGACAATTACATCCGCGATGCTGTAATGTTCTTGGGTTTCCTGCAGGCTGCAACAAGTCAACCGATGTGGTCACATGTTCCCTTCGAGTGATGACCTGCTTATGATTGAAAACATTATTGCTTTCCAATTACTCTTGCAGCTAACATGCAATTACTTCAAGGGTGCATAGAAACACTGCGTTGTGTTTCATATTAAAATTGTTAGATTCACATAACTCTTGAACACCTGAAATACGGAACTGTATTTGGGCGCCTGTGCTCTTCTCATCATTTTCATTTACAATTCTTCCTTTTAGCCAGTCGCTGTTATGCTCATTTCTGCGGCGATTAATAGCCAGTTCTtttaaaacaataataataatgagatGAAGTACAAGGTATTGGTGCTGGGAAACAAACACTCGTCATCAACACAATGCATGCCACCATGCTATCAGTTTAAGCAAATTTAGGAGACATGTTCTTCTCTGTGGGTTGAATACTGTTCATCCATAGGATGTTCCTTTCCCGCCGTATTAAGCAGCTTTTAATGCTAATATGTTTGGTGTTCTCTTTTCAGTGACATAGACATTCGACGAAACATCTGCTGTGAGCCGTGC harbors:
- the LOC119460699 gene encoding LOW QUALITY PROTEIN: PI-PLC X domain-containing protein 3-like (The sequence of the model RefSeq protein was modified relative to this genomic sequence to represent the inferred CDS: inserted 2 bases in 1 codon), which codes for MWVWWFYATGTEHAHQLDGACVLADPAYERATDGAVDMAAVTDGDASSQLENWMGNLPEELQNVPLNHLAIPGSHDSCSYTISPQAEIAPDNEYYWXNKLLKLLGPIGKQIMYSWSVTQNITTKEQLQAGIRYFDIRIAVRKDPKDENLYLIHGLFGAVVDNFLVEVKEFLESHKKEVILVHFQHFYNMTDTDHNRLLNKLTSAFGPLMCQFTTDLDNITLASLWRRGYQMITFYGHEKLAKYHPYLWPTSYIPNPWPDDDEATRLVTFWNQTLQQGRDPKTFFVLQAVGTPQPSTVTMHICNSLRVYIVPKVNALLESWLSSQVPGSGNHTCNVIMSDFVEMNNYRIPKMVVELNQKLLRSASASAEDEMV